From Bdellovibrionales bacterium:
GATCACTGCCATAGAAGCCATCAAAGCCCACCCAGGCAAAACCGATATTCTGCTGGCGGGCGTGGGCGATCATCGCCAGGGCCAAGTCGATTTTGCGCTGGAAACCGCGCTGTATCTTGGGAATGCCGGCCGCTTGGCAGCGCGCCGGGTCGTTCGTCCACGCCTCCGGCAAAAACAACCGTTCGTCGATCAAGGTCATGCCCGTGCCCCGGCTCAGCGCGGCAAACACCCCGACCTGGCAGTTCTCCACTTTGCCCAACTGCCCGCACCACTGGCGGGCCACCCCCACCGAGTGGGTCCCTTGTTTCGGACAGCCGCTCTCATCGATCAGCAGGGCGCTATCGGCGTGTCCCCCCAAGAGCCGGTTGGCCTCTTGGGCCACGTGATCCAGTACCGCCCGCTCGGACCAAGCCGACTCGCTCAACATATGCTGTAGCGCTTGATGGTCCGCATCGGGAATCGCCTCTCCATCCGTTCCATGTTCTTGGTTTCCGCTTGCAGCAAACCCCGGACATAGGTGCCGAGCCGCCGTCTCGACCGTTCGGGTCCTCTGGCGGAAGTGACCGCCGAAGCGGTCGCAGAAGTCCAGGAAGCGCTGACCGATCCCGGCCAGCAACCCCACCCCGGCGTCAGTAACCGAGTTTTTTTATCACGTCCGACGATACTTCTTTCATACGTTACTCCATCAGGTCTTGTCTTTTGATCCAGGTCGGATTATCTTAATTTACTGATAAAAATCAAATACATGAATCTGACAAAGTAGAATTAAAGACGTTGGGGACCTATAAAGATGAAGTGGTCAATTATTTTTTAGATCGACTGACGAGTGGGTTTGTTGAAGGGCTTAATAACAAGATCAAAGTCATTAAGCGACGGTGCTATGGTTTGAAAAATATTGGGCATCTTTTCCAATATCTTTATCTGGACCTTTGTGATATTCTTTGTATGCCCACAAAATCATAGAGTTACCGAAATTTACTCCGAATTTATTGAGGAGTAACAAGTGATTTATGATCGACAATATTCTGTTTTTAAACAGAATTTACACCCCGGTAACTCCAAAAGAGCCTAGACTGCGTGAAAATGCGGCGGCGGATGGTCCCCGAAGAAGAGCTTTATTACTATTCCGTAAAATCTCGCTATTTCTGGCATATCCTCGCTCCGATCGAATCTACGAATTTTGGGCCATAACGCCCGCTTCAGCTGCGCCGAAACTGGAGTGTTTTTGTGTTAGTTTTTGAGCGCAGCGAGTGACACAAAAACGCGGAGGTTTTGGCGTCAGACTGGAAGCGCTTGTTAGGCAATAACTATCTCTAAATTTTGGATCAAATCAGAAATAACGACGTTTTCGCCCGTTGTTGATTCAAAGAAAAGTTGGTTCTTATTGCCAAAAGCAATATCAAATTCGCCTTTCAAATTAGCAGGTATATCGCTGTTAATGGATAAGGATTTAAATTTTCCTATATTGAATTTACCACCCGAACACTCAGCAAACTCATTTTTTAGACGCTGCTCCCAACCGTCAGTATCAAAGTTATATTTGACGAGGAAGACTGTAGGGAAAACCTGATTTTCTTCAATCGGAATAGTAGTGTGGGCATCACATTGCTCACCTATTCGATAGCTTAACTTTGCAGAATTTAATTTCGATATGGATTTTTCTAAAGAACTAGCGGCCTTAAATGCGATACCGCTAAATCCTTTGAACCTTGTATCATTAACTCCAAACCTGACTCTAAAACTTATAAATTCGATATTTATAGAACCAAAATTCACACCAATACTAGTGTACTCTTCTTTCTCCGTCAATGGCCACGCAAAAGGCAAACCTAATTCTTCTGATATGATATTAGCCACTTCAAGAGGGTCATCGACTTCAATCATCAGATGATCTATTTCAAACATTCAACATCTACCTTATTTTACCAGTTGATCTAAGTAGCCTAACGTAAAAATAACCGGCGCGCTTTAGCGCGCCCGTGTTAATTGAAATGTTATGCCTCTCGATACTATTTTTTCTCAGGCATTGCTGAGGAATGGTGGCTTGTAATTAGCCACTCCGAACCATTCCAACGATAGGTATAGCTGTAGCGTCCGCTGACCGACGCTCCTGTCTTGGCAAACGTGAATGTGTAAAGCCCCGCATCAACCGCAGTGTTACAACCGAGTTCAATGGTTCGCAAGTCAATCTTGCCAGAGGGTCGGTTCTCCAGAAAGTGATGGAAGTAATCTTCCTTCTCGGCTGGCGTGAGACGCGGCTTGTTTGAAACAGTGGGCAGAAGGATTGAGCGCTCCGCGTAGTTGGCTACCACTTTATGCGGATCACCTGTTTGCAACGACTGGTTCCAGCGATCGAACAATGACGCGATGTCCGCTTCGGAAATTGCCTTGCAGCTCTCTGTGCGTGCACCTTCTGCACCGGTCTGCGTGACTTGGTTTGAGGCACACCCTACAAGGGTCGTAACAATAAAAAACAAACTCAATGGCTTGATGTTCATAAAACGCTCCTAGTTAGAATACCGGGGGGATTTGGGGCATAACGTTCGAGCTAAGCGGCGATGGCCCCCCGTGTGATTCTCTGCAGTAGCGCCGCCACGAATTGCTCGATGCGCGCCTGCTCAGTCGACTTCTGTGCGGGCCTGTAGTTGTAGCTGAGTTCAGTGTTCAAGAGTCTGTAGCCCAGCTTGGTGTACCGGCCGATCAATTCTGCTTCATCTGCTCGTCGGTTGTTCAATGCTTGGTAGCTTACGAAAAACCTCGCATCCTGCAGCACGAAGCGCTCGTACAGCGACACCGACTGAAGTCCGTGGTGGCGGCAAACTGCGCGCTCACATACTTCCCAATCCGTCGCGTCCTCGGTCTGACTCTCCGATGTAGAAGGGAGTCAAGTCCGGCTCTCCCGGTCGTCTGAATCGGAGCACATAGACGATGTCCGTGTCTTCGGGGAACGAGATAGTGCTGAAGTTCTCTTCTTGCATTCCTACTCCCGCGAAAGGTCGGAGGAGTGTTCTTGTGCCGCCCCGTTGTCGCAGGCGCGAAGCGTCCGCGACAACGCCTCCCAAGTTGAAGCAGTTGTTAGGCTTTTATCATATTGTTCTGCAAAGCTCTTTCCTTCTCCTTCCATTCGGAGTCAATGATAGAATACCACGCTGTATCGCGGTTCTCGCCACGACTCACAAAGTGTTGTCGAAAGGTCCCTTCGTACTCAAACCCAAGCCTTGTCGCCGTGTTCATACTAGCTAAGTTCTTTGTGTTGCATTTCCATTCGAGTCTTCGATATTTCAAATCCTCAAAAACATAACTAAACAGCAAATACATTGAATTAGTGTTAATTTCGGTCCGTTGTGCGTTTCTACAATACCAGATCGAACCGATTTCGAGAGTTCCATGCTCCGGCTGTATATTCATGAGGCTTGCGCAACCTACTAAGCAATTCATGCGTTTGCTGAATACTTTATAAACAACCTCGTTTGACTTTTTAAGTTTTTGAGACAAATATTTTTCGAATATGGGCAATTCAGTCATAGTTGGAACATTGACATGATACTGAAATTGATCAGTCTCGTTATTTTCAAATGATGCTGCCCAGAACAATGCAACCAAATCTATCTGCATATTTACAGCCGTGATGTGAACAGCTTCGTTTTCGAGAACTACTTCTTTTGAAGGGAACTCCCATAATTTGGCCAACTCATTCTCCCAAATTTGTCCGCGCTGAAGGCGTCAGCCTAATGGGGCGACGGATAACCAGCAAGCCCGGACAAAACGCAGTTTTGGACGGGCGGAGTCCGGCAAACGCAGTTTTGACGGGCGGAGTCCGACAAAACGCAGTTTTGGACGGGCGGAGTCCGGTCGATCCGTGTGGTTGTGCGGTGTGGAGCGCCAAGCAACCAGCAGTTTGGAATCCGCTGCCCCGTCTCGCGGGCGCGCCACTTTTGGCGCGACCTGGTTAATCTGATTGTTATATTTTCTCAAAATCAGTTTCCCGGCCAAGTGAACTCCACGCGAATACCGCTCGGTTCATAGCACATCATGTGCTTTGCCGGACCCGGCCCCAATAGCTCCGGTGAGAACTCTATTTTTACACCACTTTCTTTTAGGCGCACGTATAATCTATTCAGGCTTTCTTCATCTGCAATAGAAAATGCAATATGGTGCAATCCAACATTCTTGTTTTTGTTGAATTCGCCCACTGGCTCTTCTTTTGTTGCCCAGAGCGTTAGCATAATCTGGCCATCACTGACAAAATGGCCGGATAATCTTCCTCCTTCGAACTTCCTTCCAGCCAAGTAAGGACGTAAAAATTTCGCACTTTCTTCCAGATTCGATACAGTTAGCCCGATATGATGAGGGCTTTCGTAAACGGTGTATTCATGACATTTCCTTTTAAACATAACGGGGTGGCGGATAAGCCGCGAGGGCGGAAAAGTTGAAGGCTTTGACGGTCGATGTTGGCTTGATCCGCGTGGTTGTGCGGCGCAAAGCGCCAAGCGACCAGCGGATTGAATCCGCCCCGTTTCGCGGGCGCTTCGCGCCCGCGAAACGACAAAGCTAACCGGCACCAAAGGCGTCCGGGTTGAGCGCCTTGTTGGGCAAAATCTAGTTCCATTATCCAGTTACTCATTGGAACTCACGGCAAATCAGATCGTTTCTTCTGATGACCTTGAAGCCATGCTTTCCAAAAGACCTTGGCAAGATGATTGGCTTCAACAAATAGATGCTGCAATTGGTTCATGGTTGCAACTTGAATCATATAACTCACCAATTCGCTGCCTACTCCAGTTCTATTATGCTCAGGATCTGTATACAGGCAGTCAATATGGCCATCTGTGTCTAACTCGCCAAATCCAACAGCAACCCCATTTCTTGTGCATACAAATGGTCTCTTTAGTTCACAGCGCCATTTCCAAACTTCAGGGCTCCGATCACTGGACGCCCATGCCTGAACCTGCTCCTCTGTGTAAGCATCTAGGGCAGTTCGAATAACAGCAGAATGGAAGATGCGACCAATCTCTTGGTACTGGCCGTTATAGTGCTCAATCATTGAGAACTTGCCTTTGCCCAACGGGGCGGCGGATAAGCCGCGAGGGCGGAAAAGCCGAAGGCTTTGACGGCCGATGTCGGCTTGATCGGCGTGGTTGTGCGGCGCGAAGCGCCAAGCAACCAGCGGATTGCAATCCGCCGCCCCGTTTCGCGGACGCGAAACGTTGCCGCTCAGCCGCGCGCGCCTTTGGCGCGTCGGCTGGAGCGGCCTTGTTATGTTCATATGTTTCAGACAGGAAAATTGATATTTCCATACCTTACGATGGCCTCGACTTTTGCTTTCATTGCATCGAAAAAGAGCATCTCCCTGATAAAATGAGAGCTAAATCTTCACCTGTCATTAAGATTATTCTGGGAGAATCACCTGAAAACTTAATTACCGCATTCTCGTCGAAACCGTTTGCAGACAAGAATAGACCCCGTGTACTCTGGGCCTTACCTCTTATTTTTCCATCAAACACAGATAAATCCTTTTGCTTGATAACTCCATCTTCCCACTTCGACTCAATCAAGTAGTCGAATTTATCAAACCGAAAGTGACCGTCGATTTGCTCGCCATCTGGCGTCTTATAGGGCCTGGAATATTCAAGCTCACTCAGCTGAAGCAAATCACAAAAAAGGTCTTCTAGCTTGTATCCTCGCTGTTGTGGGGTATATTCGGAGCCGGTGGTGAGAGAAATAAACTGAGAATTCAAACCTTCAAGTTTCTTCGTCTGCGATTTGTTTTCATCAATTTGTGTGCATAGGCTTTCTCGATTTTTCCCGCTCTCGCTTTTCTATTTCTTTCTCGCTCTCGCTTTTCTATTTCTTTCTCGATTGGGTCAGAGCCTACCATTTCGCGGAATTCTGACAATAGCTGCTTAGCTTTTTTAGTATCCAACGCATCTTTGTCTACAGCACCACGTAGACGAAAAAATTGGAAATCAAATTGTTGATGGTATCAACATCACCAGAATCCTCTAGATACTCTAGAATTTTCC
This genomic window contains:
- a CDS encoding transposase — protein: MVNYFLDRLTSGFVEGLNNKIKVIKRRCYGLKNIGHLFQYLYLDLCDILCMPTKS
- a CDS encoding DUF4440 domain-containing protein; its protein translation is MNIKPLSLFFIVTTLVGCASNQVTQTGAEGARTESCKAISEADIASLFDRWNQSLQTGDPHKVVANYAERSILLPTVSNKPRLTPAEKEDYFHHFLENRPSGKIDLRTIELGCNTAVDAGLYTFTFAKTGASVSGRYSYTYRWNGSEWLITSHHSSAMPEKK
- a CDS encoding GNAT family N-acetyltransferase, with protein sequence MAKLWEFPSKEVVLENEAVHITAVNMQIDLVALFWAASFENNETDQFQYHVNVPTMTELPIFEKYLSQKLKKSNEVVYKVFSKRMNCLVGCASLMNIQPEHGTLEIGSIWYCRNAQRTEINTNSMYLLFSYVFEDLKYRRLEWKCNTKNLASMNTATRLGFEYEGTFRQHFVSRGENRDTAWYSIIDSEWKEKERALQNNMIKA
- a CDS encoding VOC family protein: MFKRKCHEYTVYESPHHIGLTVSNLEESAKFLRPYLAGRKFEGGRLSGHFVSDGQIMLTLWATKEEPVGEFNKNKNVGLHHIAFSIADEESLNRLYVRLKESGVKIEFSPELLGPGPAKHMMCYEPSGIRVEFTWPGN
- a CDS encoding GNAT family N-acetyltransferase; the protein is MIEHYNGQYQEIGRIFHSAVIRTALDAYTEEQVQAWASSDRSPEVWKWRCELKRPFVCTRNGVAVGFGELDTDGHIDCLYTDPEHNRTGVGSELVSYMIQVATMNQLQHLFVEANHLAKVFWKAWLQGHQKKRSDLP
- a CDS encoding restriction endonuclease; this translates as MNSQFISLTTGSEYTPQQRGYKLEDLFCDLLQLSELEYSRPYKTPDGEQIDGHFRFDKFDYLIESKWEDGVIKQKDLSVFDGKIRGKAQSTRGLFLSANGFDENAVIKFSGDSPRIILMTGEDLALILSGRCSFSMQ